Within Pseudomonas alloputida, the genomic segment CGCCGGCCTCGGCGGCCACTGCCCGGTGGCGCACACCGCGCACGCCATCGCGCACGACAATGCGCATGGCGGCATCGAGAATCAACTGGCGACGCTGTTCGCTGCCTTGGCGGGCAGTCTTGCGGCCTTGGTATTGCACGCTTTCGGCGACGGCGGTGGCGATGCCGGCGGCGCCTTGGTCAGGCATGGCGGGTGTCACGGGGGATACCTCATGGGGGTGTTTCGTCAGTGCTGGCCCCTTCGCGGGTAAACCCGCTCCTACAAGGCCTTTGTAGGAGCGGGTTTACCCGCGAAGAGGCCGGTACTGACAACATAAAGCTTCAGGCAAGAAAAAGCCGCCTCGAAAGGCGGCTCGTTCAGCTCACTCAGGCCTGCGGACGCATGTGCGGGAACAGGATGACGTCGCGGATCGACGGCGAGTTGGTCAGCAGCATCACCAGGCGGTCGATGCCGATGCCTTCACCGGCGGTCGGCGGCATGCCGTACTCCAGCGCACGAACGAAGTCGGCGTCATAGTGCATGGCTTCATCGTCACCCGCGTCCTTCTCGGCCACCTGGGCCAGGAAGCGCTCGGCCTGATCTTCGGCATCGTTGAGCTCGGAGTAGGCGTTGGCGATTTCGCGGCCACCGATGAACAGCTCGAAACGGTCGGTAACGGCCGGGTTGTCGTCGTTGCGACGGGCCAACGGCGACACTTCGAACGGGTACTCGGTAATGAAGTGCGGCTGTTCCAGCTTGTGCTCGACCAGCTCTTCGAAAATCATCACCTGCAGCTTGCCCAGGCCTTCATGGCCCAGCACCTTGGCGCCGGCCTTCCTGGCAATCTCGCGGGCGCGGTCGACGTCCTGCAGGTCGGCGGCGGTCAGCTCCGGGTTGTACTTGAGGATCGAGTCGAACACCGACAGGCGCACGAACGGCTCGCCGAAGTGGAAGACCTTGTCGCCGTACGGTACGTCAGTGGAGCCCAGTACCAGTTGCGCCAGCTCGCGGAACAGTTCCTCGGTGAGGTCCATGTTGTCGCGGTAGTCGGCGTAGGCCTGGTAGAACTCGAGCATGGTGAATTCAGGGTTGTGACGAGTCGAAACGCCTTCGTTACGGAAGTTACGGTTGATCTCGAACACTTTCTCAAAACCACCAACCACCAGACGCTTGAGGTACAGCTCCGGCGCGATACGCAGGAACATGGCCATGTCCAGGGCATTGTGGTGGGTTTCGAACGGCTTGGCAGCGGCGCCGCCCGGGATGGTCTGCAGCATCGGCGTCTCGACTTCGAGGAAGTCACGCTCGATGAGGAACTTGCGGATGTGCGAGATCACCTGCGAACGCACACGGAAGGTGTGGCGGGTTTCTTCGTTGACCATCAGGTCGACGTAGCGCTGGCGGTAGCGCTGCTCGGTGTCGGTCAGGCCGTGGTGCTTGTCGGGCAGCGGGCGCAGCGACTTGGTCAGCAGGCGCACGTTGGTCATTTCGACGTACAGGTCGCCCTTGCCGGAACGGGCCAGGGTGCCTTCGGCGCTGATGATGTCGCCCAGGTCCCAGGTCTTGACCGCGGCCAGGGTTTCTTCCGGCAGGGTCTTGCGGTTGACGTAGACCTGAATACGGCCAGTCATGTCCTGGATAACCATGAACGAACCACGGTTGAGCATGATGCGGCCGGCGACCTTGACCGGGATCGCGGCTGCTTCCAGCTCTTCCTTGGTCTTGTCCGCGTATTGCTTCTGCAGGTCGTTGCAGTAGCTGTCGCGACGGAAGTCGTTGGGGAAGGCATTGCCCTTGGCACGCTCGGCGGCAAGTTTTTCCTTGCGCAGGGCGATCAGGGCGTTTTCTTCCTGTTGCAGGTCTTGCGATTCGGTCTTGAGGTCGCTCATGTCGTCATTCTTTCCATCAGGTATTCGTTGCCCGTTCCGGGCAGGGCACGCGCTACCGGCGGCTGGCCAGGTAGCGCGGCATGGGGGTGCGAATTACAGGCCCTGCTTGAGGCTCGCTTCCAGGTACTGGTCAAGGTCGCCGTCCAGGACTTTCTGGCAGTCGCTACGCTCGACGCCGGTACGCAAGTCCTTGATACGCGAGTCATCCAGTACGTAAGAGCGGATCTGGTGGCCCCAGCCGATGTCCGACTTGCTGTCTTCCAGCGCCTGCGAGGCGGCATTGCGCTTCTGCATTTCCAGTTCGTACAACTTGGCCCGCAGCATTTTCATGGCGGTGTCCTTGTTGGCGTGCTGGGAACGTTCGTTCTGGCAAGCCACCACGGTATTGGTCGGTACGTGGGTGATACGGACCGCCGAGTCGGTGGTGTTCACGTGCTGACCACCGGCACCGGAGGAGCGGTAGGTGTCGATGCGCAGGTCGGACGGGTTGATCTCGATTTCGACCTTGTCGTCGATCTCGGGCGATACGAACACCGCCGAGAACGACGTGTGGCGACGGGCACCGGAGTCGAACGGGCTCTTGCGCACCAGGCGGTGCACGCCGATTTCGGTGCGCAGCCAGCCGAAGGCGTATTCACCCTTGATGTGCACGGTTGCACCTTTGATACCGGCCACTTCACCTTCGGAAAGCTCGATGATGGTGGCATCGAAACCACGCTTGTCGGCCCAGCGCAGGTACATGCGCAGCAGGATGTTGGCCCAGTCCTGCGCTTCGGTACCACCGGAACCGGCCTGGATGTCCAGGTAGGCGTTGTTCATGTCCATCTCGCCGCTGAACATGCGACGGAACTCAAGCTGGGCCAGGTTTTCTTCCAGGCTTTCCAGCTCGGTCACGACGTCGCCGACAGCGCCTTCGTCATTCTCTTCGACGGCCATGTCGAGCAGGTCCTGGCAGTCACCCAGGCCGTTGGACAGCTTGTCCAGGGTCTCGACGACCTGGGCCAGCATGGCACGCTCGCGGCCCAGTGCCTGGGCGTACTCAGGTTTGTTCCAGACGTTGGGGTCTTCCAGCTCGCGGTTGACTTCGATCAGGCGGTCATGCTTGTGATCGTAGTCAAAGATACCCCCGAATTGACTGGGAACGCTCGGTGAGGTCCTTGATGGTGTTCAGGATCGGTTGGATTTCCATGGGCGGGCTACTCGTGCGAATTCGGTGAAAAGCCCGCGAGTATAACCGAGTCCGCAGCATGGCGGCAGACCCGCCGGGCGGTCGTATGTCGATAGGGCAACCTGCGCTCCCACCCAGGCCGCGCCGTCTCCAGGAGCTCAGGCGATGCCGACTTGGTTACGCCCACCGTTCTTGGCCAGGTACAGACCTTTATCGGCCGCCGAAATCAGCTGCCGGCAATGGCTGCCGATAGCCGGAGTCTGGGTGGCCAGGCCAATGCTCACGGTCAAGAACGTATCAGCCGTCGGCGCAGTATGCGGGATGCCAAGGCCCAGCACGGTCTGGCGCAGTTTTTCGGCCACCAGCCGCGCCCCGCCTGGCGAGGTGTTGGGCAGCACCAGGGCAAACTCTTCGCCGCCATAGCGCGCCGGCAGGTCGGTCGGCCGCGAGCACGAGCTACGGATGGCTTCGGCCACCTGGCGCAAGGCCTCGTCACCGGCCAGATGGCCAAAGCTGTCGTTGTAGACTTTGAAGTAATCCACGTCGATCATCAGCAACGACAACTGCTGCTGTTCACGCATGGCCCGGCGCCACTCCAGCTCCAGGTACTCGTCAAAGTGGCGACGGTTGGACAGCCCGGTCAGGCCATCGGAGTTCATCAGCCGCTGCAGCATCAGGTTGGAATCAAGCAGCTGCTGCTGGCTGACGCGCAGGGCACGGTAGGCCTCGTCGCGCTGCAGCAGGGTCAGGTAGGAGCGCGAGTGATAACGGATGCGTGCCACCAGTTCGATGGTGTCAGGCAGCTTGACCAGGTAATCGTTGGCCCCGGCGGCAAATGCCGCACTCTTCACCAGCGGGTCTTCCTTGGTCGACAGGACGATGATCGGGATGTCCTGGGTCACCGGGTTGTTGCGGTACTCGCGCACCAGGGTCAAGCCGTCCAGCCCAGGCATGATCAGGTCTTGAAGAATGACCGTGGGCTTGATGCGCATGGCCTGGGCCACCGCCTGGTGCGGGTCGGCACAGAAGTGGAAGTCGATGTTGTCTTCATTGGCCAAGCCACGCCGCACCGCTTCGCCGATCATGGCCTGATCGTCGACCAGCAGCACCATCGCCGAGTTTTCGTTGGTGGTCGCGAAACCTTCGATCGGTAAATCATTCATCATTGTTCACCCGATCACTACCGGCCTGGCGGCGTGATTCAATACATTTCGTCATTTTGCGAAAAATTCAGTCAAGCGCCCGGCAATGCGTTCCAGCGGGCGGATTTCCACGGCGGCATCAATAGCCGCAGCAGCCTTGGGCATGCCGTACACCGCGCTGCTGGCCTGGTCCTGGGCAATGGTCAGAAAGCCCTGCTGACGCATCAGCTTCAGGCCCTGGGCACCGTCGCGGCCCATGCCGGTGAGCAGCACGCCCACTGCATCACCATTCCAGTAACGTGCCACGCTCTCGAAGAACACATCGATCGAGGGCCGGTAGATTTCATTCACAGGTTCGGCAGTGTAGGCCAGTTGGCCATTCTGTAGCAGGCGAATGTGGTGGTTGGTACCGGCCAGGAGTACCTGCCCTGGCTGCGGCGGTTCGCCTTCACGGGCCAGGCGCACCGGCAGGCCTGCTGCGCTGCTGAGCCATTCGGCCATGCCTGCGGCAAACACCTGGTCCACATGCTGGACCAGCACGATGGCCGCCGGAAACGCTGCCGGCAAACCCTTGAGCAGCACTTCGAGTGCTGCCGGGCCACCCGCCGAAGACCCGATTGCCACCAACCCGCGG encodes:
- the lysS gene encoding lysine--tRNA ligase — encoded protein: MSDLKTESQDLQQEENALIALRKEKLAAERAKGNAFPNDFRRDSYCNDLQKQYADKTKEELEAAAIPVKVAGRIMLNRGSFMVIQDMTGRIQVYVNRKTLPEETLAAVKTWDLGDIISAEGTLARSGKGDLYVEMTNVRLLTKSLRPLPDKHHGLTDTEQRYRQRYVDLMVNEETRHTFRVRSQVISHIRKFLIERDFLEVETPMLQTIPGGAAAKPFETHHNALDMAMFLRIAPELYLKRLVVGGFEKVFEINRNFRNEGVSTRHNPEFTMLEFYQAYADYRDNMDLTEELFRELAQLVLGSTDVPYGDKVFHFGEPFVRLSVFDSILKYNPELTAADLQDVDRAREIARKAGAKVLGHEGLGKLQVMIFEELVEHKLEQPHFITEYPFEVSPLARRNDDNPAVTDRFELFIGGREIANAYSELNDAEDQAERFLAQVAEKDAGDDEAMHYDADFVRALEYGMPPTAGEGIGIDRLVMLLTNSPSIRDVILFPHMRPQA
- the prfB gene encoding peptide chain release factor 2 (programmed frameshift); this translates as MEIQPILNTIKDLTERSQSIRGYLDYDHKHDRLIEVNRELEDPNVWNKPEYAQALGRERAMLAQVVETLDKLSNGLGDCQDLLDMAVEENDEGAVGDVVTELESLEENLAQLEFRRMFSGEMDMNNAYLDIQAGSGGTEAQDWANILLRMYLRWADKRGFDATIIELSEGEVAGIKGATVHIKGEYAFGWLRTEIGVHRLVRKSPFDSGARRHTSFSAVFVSPEIDDKVEIEINPSDLRIDTYRSSGAGGQHVNTTDSAVRITHVPTNTVVACQNERSQHANKDTAMKMLRAKLYELEMQKRNAASQALEDSKSDIGWGHQIRSYVLDDSRIKDLRTGVERSDCQKVLDGDLDQYLEASLKQGL
- the wspF gene encoding Wsp signal transduction system protein-glutamate methylesterase WspF (signal transduction system involved in biofilm formation) translates to MKIAIVNDMPLAVEALRRAVALEPAHQVVWVASNGAEAVQRCTEQLPDLILMDLIMPVMDGVEATRRIMAETPCAIVIVTVDRKQNVHRVFEAMGHGALDVVDTPALGAGDAREAAAPLLRKILNIGWLVGQQRAPAARSVAAPLREASQRRGLVAIGSSAGGPAALEVLLKGLPAAFPAAIVLVQHVDQVFAAGMAEWLSSAAGLPVRLAREGEPPQPGQVLLAGTNHHIRLLQNGQLAYTAEPVNEIYRPSIDVFFESVARYWNGDAVGVLLTGMGRDGAQGLKLMRQQGFLTIAQDQASSAVYGMPKAAAAIDAAVEIRPLERIAGRLTEFFAK
- the wspR gene encoding Wsp signal transduction system regulator diguanylate cyclase WspR (signal transduction system involved in biofilm formation), giving the protein MNDLPIEGFATTNENSAMVLLVDDQAMIGEAVRRGLANEDNIDFHFCADPHQAVAQAMRIKPTVILQDLIMPGLDGLTLVREYRNNPVTQDIPIIVLSTKEDPLVKSAAFAAGANDYLVKLPDTIELVARIRYHSRSYLTLLQRDEAYRALRVSQQQLLDSNLMLQRLMNSDGLTGLSNRRHFDEYLELEWRRAMREQQQLSLLMIDVDYFKVYNDSFGHLAGDEALRQVAEAIRSSCSRPTDLPARYGGEEFALVLPNTSPGGARLVAEKLRQTVLGLGIPHTAPTADTFLTVSIGLATQTPAIGSHCRQLISAADKGLYLAKNGGRNQVGIA